Below is a window of Microcoleus sp. AS-A8 DNA.
GTAAGCATACTTTGGACAATAAGGTTAATCTCATCGGCTCAACATTACTCGGTTTCACAACCATGAGTTAAGGCTTGTTTAACGAATGCGATCGCAGCTTCTGGACTCGTTGCGATAAAAATATTATGGTTCGACAGGTGTTGAAAAAACTGTTGACTTTCTCGATCCTCTGTCAATAAAACGACAGGTTTATTGGCCTTTAAAGCCAGTGCCACTTCAGAGGCGGTGCCAGCCCCCATCCCGCAAGCAATCACCCCGTCACTGGAGAGGACGTTGATATTATTTCGGGCACTGCCCATGTCTGTAAAAATGGCAATATCCACGGCATCAGAGACGCCGCTATCGCCAGCATTAGGCAGAATACCGACAGTCAAACCATTGGCAGATTTTGCCCCACGGTTGGCAGCGTCCATAACACCAACATTTCTGCCCCCCGTCAGCAGCACCCATCCTGCTTGAGCAATCAGTGTGCCTATTGTATAGGCATGTTTTCGGTCAGTCTCCGAGGCTCCAGTTCCTGGCCCCATCACCCCAATGATAATTTTTCTCATGAGTTAGCGATAGTTACCAGTCTCGCTCCGGTTCATCAGGTTGCCCTGGGAAAAACGCGCCGTCCAAAACTTGCTCTAAGGTGTAGGGACACGCACTCGGCAAGTCGCGATCGCGCATAGGTGTTTCTCGTACTACTAAATCTATGCCAGACGGGTAAGCTTTTTGCAACGCTTCAGGAAGATAAGGCTTCAAGCTGGGACTTTCTTCCAGCAAGTCACGAATCTCACGACGTTGTTCTCGCAGTGTGACAAACCAGCTTTTCGAGCGCTTGCTAAACTGAAACTCCCATTTAAGCAGATGACCGAGCAAAACGCCCAGGCGATTCCTGAGTTCTTGGCGTTGCTGCTTGCCCAAAGACTCTATCTCCTCAACCAAATTGGCAACATCCAAACCATCCCATTTCCCTTGCAGCAGAAGTTTTGCCTGTTCTTGCGTCCAGGCATAGAAGTCTTTCTCATAGAGAGTGGAGGTTATCCCAGAAGAGGTACTTAGTTCTGTACTCACGACTGAACCTTATGCAACAACAACTATTTTGACGTACCAGACAATCCGCTTACGGGGAGCATCCCATTTTTGCAAATATCTTTTTTTTCAGTACTATCCCCCTTGTCCCCTTGTCTTCCTTGTCCCTTCTTAAAACTGTTTATGCAACTTTGGGATGCACTCCCCTTACGGGACATCACTGGCTTCTATGCCTTCAATAAGACCTAAAAAATAGAGCCAGCAATCATCCCAGCCAGGATAATAAAACCAATCCAAACATTTTGGCGGAAAATCTCACCATAAGCCGATCTGGGAAGGTCTTTTTGGCGCAGTCGGGTATATTGCCAAGCCCAAAGTGCGATCGCAATTCCCAATCCCAGCCAAAAACCGGGGTGTAATTGCATCACGACACCTAACCAGCCTAGCAAGCCAGCGGTACCCACAAAGAAAACACCCACAGCTTCAGCCGCATAATCACCAAAAAAGATAGCACTAGAGTTAATCCCAATCCGTTTGTCATCTTCGCGATCAGACATGGCATAAACCGTATCAAAGCCCAATGTCCAAAGAACTGTTGCCCCCCACAGTATCCAAGTTGCAGGTTGCAGATTAGCAGTTACGGCACTCCAACTGATGAGGACGGCAAAGCCCCAAGCGATGGAAAGCATTAACTGGGGAATGGGAAATACTCGCTTGGCGGATGGGTAAAAGATGATGACGGGGACAGCAGCAACGCACAGCCAAAAGGTGTAAGAATTGAGATAAAGAGCGAGGACGCCAGCACAACTCATTGCCACTAAGGTCACAATGATACCAACTTGGATCGAGAGGGCACGAGAGGCGAGGGGGCGATCGCGTGTGCGTTCAACTTGAGGGTCAATATCTCTATCCCACAAATCATTAATCACACAACCCGCACCACTGGTGGCTAAGGTTCCCAGGATAATCACCCCGACTAAGGGTACAGGGGGTATGCCATTAGCGGCTAGAAAGACGGCCCACAGTGCAGGTACCATCAAGATCAGGCGTCCTGCTGGCTTATCCCATCGCAGGAGTCGAATAATCCTTAGCCAGCTTGGTACGGGGTTTTGTTGGGGTTGGGTCAGCATGGAACAAATTCAGGATGGTTGATTCTTCCCGATTGGGGAATTTCTATCTAGGATATAGTGCCTATTTACTTAATTCCCTTTAAACGGGATTGTTATCCCTAGAGTCTGGGCTGGTGTTTTTACCTGGAATACAAGGGCATGGTTGATTCTTTAACGAAAGAAAGTTCTATCACGGATTGCAATCCTAATCTTGATCAAAACTGCATTCTGGCAGCGATCGACATTGGGACTAATTCCATTCACATGGTCGTTGTGCAGATTGACCCAGTGCTACCGTCGTTTACGATTATTGCCAGAGAAAAAGAGACAGTACGGCTAGGCGATCGCCATCCCAAGACAGGGGAGTTGACACCAGAAGCCATGGGACGGTCTCTGGCTGCTTTGCAACGTTGCCAGGAACTAGCTAAAAGCTGCAATGCCGAACAAATTGTTGCCGTTGCCACGAGTGCTATGCGCGAGGCACCGAATGGACGAACCTTTTTAAAGCAAATCGAATCAGAATTAGGGTTATTTGTCAACCTAATTTCAGGTCAAGAAGAAGCCCGACGGATTTATTTGGGTGTCTTGTCGGGGATGGAATTCAACAATCGGCCCCATATTATTGTTGACATTGGCGGCGGATCGACGGAATTAATTCTGGGGGATAGTCATGAACCCCGTTATCTGAGCAGTACGAAAATAGGGGCCGTTCGCCTCACGGCTGAACTCATCACCACCGACCCCATGAATCACAGCGAGTTTCAATACTTGCAAGCTTATATCCGGGGGATGCTAGAGCGACCTGTTGAAGAGTTACTCGCTCACCTGCAACCGGGCGAACAGCCTCGTTTAGTGGGAACCTCTGGCACCATTGAGACGCTGGCGACCATGCACGCGAGGGAAAAGCTAGGAACGGTACCCAATACCCTCAACGGCTACCAAATGAGTCGCAAAGACCTCAAAGAAATGGTCAAGCGCTTAGCGTCAATGAGTTGCGCGGAACGGGGAGCAATCCCAGGGATGTCAGATCGACGCTCAGAAATCATTGTTGCGGGTGCCCTCATTTTAGTGGAAGCGATGACAATGCTGCGGGTTGAGTGCTTGATCATTGGTGAACGGGCACTCCGAGAAGGGGTGATTGTGGACTGGATGCTCACCCACGGTTTGATTGAAGACCGACTGCGCTATCAAGGTTCTGTGCGCGAACGCAGCGTCTTGAAAATTGCTCAGAAATATCAGGTCAATTCGGAATACAGCCAGCGAGTTGCTAACTTGGTTCTGAGTTTGTTTAACCAAACCAAAGGATATCTCCACCACTGGGATTGTGAAGAACGGGAACTGCTTTGGGCAGCGGCAATTTTGCACAACTGTGGATTATATGTGAATCATTCGGCTCACCATAAGCACTCTTATTACCTAATTCGTCACGCCGAACTTCTGGGTTTTGTGGAAACCGAAATTGAAATCATTGCTAATCTCGCTCGCTACCACCGTGGGAATACCCCTAAGAAAAAGCACGAAAGCTTTAGTAATCTATCCAGTAAAAAGCATCGGCAACTCGTGTGTCAGCTCAGTGCTTTGTTACGCTTGGCAGTTGCGCTGGATCGCCGACAAATTGGTGCGATCGCACGAGTAGAATGCGAGTATCGCCCGAATGAAAAAGAACTGCATCTGCGTCTGTTTCCTGCTCAAGTAGGGGATGATTGCGCGTTGGAACTGTGGAGTTTGAATTACAAAAAAGGCGTTATTGAAGAGGAATTAGGGATAAAATTAGTGGCAACGTTGGAATCGGCATCAGTGACAGTCAGTTAATCTTAAATTGAGTTGTGACTCCATCGCAAAGAGCGCGATCAACTTGACCAAGTTGATCATTCG
It encodes the following:
- a CDS encoding TIGR00725 family protein — translated: MRKIIIGVMGPGTGASETDRKHAYTIGTLIAQAGWVLLTGGRNVGVMDAANRGAKSANGLTVGILPNAGDSGVSDAVDIAIFTDMGSARNNINVLSSDGVIACGMGAGTASEVALALKANKPVVLLTEDRESQQFFQHLSNHNIFIATSPEAAIAFVKQALTHGCETE
- a CDS encoding 4-hydroxybenzoate solanesyltransferase, translated to MLTQPQQNPVPSWLRIIRLLRWDKPAGRLILMVPALWAVFLAANGIPPVPLVGVIILGTLATSGAGCVINDLWDRDIDPQVERTRDRPLASRALSIQVGIIVTLVAMSCAGVLALYLNSYTFWLCVAAVPVIIFYPSAKRVFPIPQLMLSIAWGFAVLISWSAVTANLQPATWILWGATVLWTLGFDTVYAMSDREDDKRIGINSSAIFFGDYAAEAVGVFFVGTAGLLGWLGVVMQLHPGFWLGLGIAIALWAWQYTRLRQKDLPRSAYGEIFRQNVWIGFIILAGMIAGSIF
- a CDS encoding Ppx/GppA family phosphatase; translation: MVDSLTKESSITDCNPNLDQNCILAAIDIGTNSIHMVVVQIDPVLPSFTIIAREKETVRLGDRHPKTGELTPEAMGRSLAALQRCQELAKSCNAEQIVAVATSAMREAPNGRTFLKQIESELGLFVNLISGQEEARRIYLGVLSGMEFNNRPHIIVDIGGGSTELILGDSHEPRYLSSTKIGAVRLTAELITTDPMNHSEFQYLQAYIRGMLERPVEELLAHLQPGEQPRLVGTSGTIETLATMHAREKLGTVPNTLNGYQMSRKDLKEMVKRLASMSCAERGAIPGMSDRRSEIIVAGALILVEAMTMLRVECLIIGERALREGVIVDWMLTHGLIEDRLRYQGSVRERSVLKIAQKYQVNSEYSQRVANLVLSLFNQTKGYLHHWDCEERELLWAAAILHNCGLYVNHSAHHKHSYYLIRHAELLGFVETEIEIIANLARYHRGNTPKKKHESFSNLSSKKHRQLVCQLSALLRLAVALDRRQIGAIARVECEYRPNEKELHLRLFPAQVGDDCALELWSLNYKKGVIEEELGIKLVATLESASVTVS
- a CDS encoding DUF29 domain-containing protein, giving the protein MSTELSTSSGITSTLYEKDFYAWTQEQAKLLLQGKWDGLDVANLVEEIESLGKQQRQELRNRLGVLLGHLLKWEFQFSKRSKSWFVTLREQRREIRDLLEESPSLKPYLPEALQKAYPSGIDLVVRETPMRDRDLPSACPYTLEQVLDGAFFPGQPDEPERDW